From Meles meles chromosome 5, mMelMel3.1 paternal haplotype, whole genome shotgun sequence, one genomic window encodes:
- the LOC123942386 gene encoding histone H2B type 1-C/E/F/G/I encodes MPEPAKSAPAPKKGSKKAVTKAQKKDGKKRKRSRKESYSVYVYKVLKQVHPDTGISSKAMGIMNSFVNDIFERIAGEASRLAHYNKRSTITSREIQTAVRLLLPGELAKHAVSEGTKAVTKYTSSK; translated from the coding sequence ATGCCTGAACCAGCCAAGTCCGCTCCGGCCCCGAAGAAGGGCTCCAAGAAGGCGGTGACCAAGGCGCAGAAGAAGGACGGCAAGAAGCGCAAACGCAGCCGCAAGGAGAGCTACTCGGTGTACGTGTACAAGGTGCTGAAGCAGGTGCACCCCGACACGGGCATCTCGTCCAAGGCCATGGGCATCATGAACTCGTTCGTCAACGACATCTTCGAGCGCATCGCGGGCGAGGCGTCCCGCCTGGCGCACTACAACAAGCGCTCGACCATCACGTCCCGGGAGATCCAGACGGCCGTGCGCCTGCTGCTGCCCGGGGAGCTGGCCAAGCACGCCGTGTCCGAGGGCACCAAGGCCGTCACCAAGTACACCAGCTCCAAGTAA